The DNA window GCGGAGGGTACCGTGCGCGCGCCGAGCGCCGACGCGAGGCGAGCAAAAGCGAGGGGGCGACGCCACGCATGGGTCTGACCTCGACGCGAAAGCCACAGGGTGACCGTGGCCGGCTCGCCGTGTCCGCGCGCGAGCTGCGCCACGAGGCCAGCAGAACGACCTCGCCGAGACGACTCGGGGCAGGCAGACGGCTCACTCTCCGGAGAGCGCAACGACAGCAGACGTCCCTCTCCGAGGAACGTGGAGGCATGGGCCTCGGAGCGGTCGGAGAAACGCGGAGGCTCGAGCGAGAGGGGGTGTCCAGCGCTCGCGCCCGAGTGCAGCGCGGAGGTGCTGGCCGCCTGCGCTGCTCCGAGCGGGTCTTGTAAAGAGAGAGGGACCGGAGGCTTCGCCATCCCAGGTGACGACGAACGATCCTCCGTTCCGATCTCACCTGCCACTTCACCCAGATAAGCGCTCGAGCACCCCGCCAACCAAAGCGTCGCGAGAAGGCCCGCTCTCATGCGCCACGGGCTCGAGGTTCGAGGACCGACGTGGGCGACGACGAGATGCGTTTCTCGTCCGTGCTCGTCGGCGCAAGCACCCGCTCGCGAAGAAAGCGTTCCACGCGCTCCCGCACCATCTCTTTGCGCTCGAGCGGGACCACGTGAGTCCCACCCTGGGCCATCAGGAGCTCACCGCGCGGCAGCGCTGCGGCCATCTCCTCGGCGCGGCGAGACGGCGTGAACGAGTCGCGATCGCCTCCGATGACCAGCGCTGGAATGTCGAGCTGAGGGAGCAGATCCGAGGCATCGCTGTCGCCCGCGCTGCGCAGCATGCGCAGAAACATGAGCACGTCGATGTCGACCATGTGCCGCATGTACGGCATGACGTCATCCGGGGTCACCGAGCGACGATCGACCTCCCCCGTGAGCAGCGCGAAGCGGAGCGCCAGGGGTGGGGGGAGATTGCTCCACAGCGCGCGCGCGAGATCTGGCCTCGCCTCCACGCGCTCGATGACCCGCGGCAGAATCTGCGCGAGCACATCGGTCCCCTTGAACGAGTGGGTCACGCGGCCGGGCGCACCACAGATGAGGATCAGCCCGCGCACCCCTTCACGGTGGTGACGCAGGTGTTCGAGGACCACCTGACAGCCGAACGAGTGGCCGACGAGAACGACGGGCTCGGGAGCGCCAGACGGCGAAGAGCCCATCGCTTGCGGCGGTCCAGCCCCGATGGCTTCCCGCACTGCGGCGAGATCGCGCGCGTGGTCGGTCACCTGGATCGCGTCAGGATCAGCGGGGAGACCGCTGCGACCATGACCGCGGTAGTTCCAGTGCGCGACATCGACCAGGCGCGCCAGGTCGTCCCACAAATACTTCCAGATGAACCCATCGCAGGCGATGCCGTCGCAGAGCACCGCCCGGATACGTTCACCGTCCCCGTCAGGAAGCGCATCACGCTCGCGTTTGCGAACGTAAATGCGCGTGCCGTCGTGACCGACTGCGAACAGCTCACGAACCATGGCGCCCTGCGGGGACCGCCGCGGCGGCGCGGCGGCAGCGCTACCCAGCGTCCTCCTCATCGTCAGCCACGTCGTTGACGCTCGGGAGTTTCTTGATCTCCACCCGCGCCAGCTTCCAGGCGCGCTGCACGACCCAGGACAGCGAGCGATCGAGCCGCGCCGCCTCCTCTTTGATCTCTTGCAGCATCGACTCCGGGAAGTAGAGGCTTTGCTTTCGTTTGTCGGTCTTAGGCGCTTCGTTCTTCGCCAGCGTGTCCTTGTCGGTCATACGCGCTTGAGGCTCCCGGTTCCGAGACGCGTGCGTACGTTACCGTACGGGCCCCTTCCGTGAAAAGGATTCGTTTTTCCAGCCATCTATTTCTTCGACTCCCCGTAACTGCTGCACAACTACCGCATTTACCTGCCCCAACGCCTACCCGTGGGTCTTCGGTGAAGCAGGTGCATGCAGACGCCGTATCACAGCTTTGGGCTCACGATCCGCCCCTCTATTGCACTTGCCGCAACGACGAGAGGGCTGGCCAGGTAAACCTTGCCAGGTCCGCTGCGCCCAGGGAAGTTGCGATTGATCGCGGAGACCGTGACCTGGTCAGGGCTGTTGGAGACGCCAGGGCCCGCCTTGATGCACGCTCCGCAGGATGGATCGACCAGCTCGGCGCCTGCTTGCCGGAAGATCTCGAGGTATCCCTTCGCCTCCGCGTAGCGACGGATGTCCTGCGATCCGAACTGAATGTAGAGATGCACTCCCTCTGCGACCCGACGTCCTTGCTCCACCGCGCGACGCAGCACAGAGGCATACATGTCC is part of the Chondromyces crocatus genome and encodes:
- a CDS encoding alpha/beta fold hydrolase, coding for MRRTLGSAAAAPPRRSPQGAMVRELFAVGHDGTRIYVRKRERDALPDGDGERIRAVLCDGIACDGFIWKYLWDDLARLVDVAHWNYRGHGRSGLPADPDAIQVTDHARDLAAVREAIGAGPPQAMGSSPSGAPEPVVLVGHSFGCQVVLEHLRHHREGVRGLILICGAPGRVTHSFKGTDVLAQILPRVIERVEARPDLARALWSNLPPPLALRFALLTGEVDRRSVTPDDVMPYMRHMVDIDVLMFLRMLRSAGDSDASDLLPQLDIPALVIGGDRDSFTPSRRAEEMAAALPRGELLMAQGGTHVVPLERKEMVRERVERFLRERVLAPTSTDEKRISSSPTSVLEPRARGA
- a CDS encoding TIGR04563 family protein encodes the protein MTDKDTLAKNEAPKTDKRKQSLYFPESMLQEIKEEAARLDRSLSWVVQRAWKLARVEIKKLPSVNDVADDEEDAG